The nucleotide window GGGCCATCACATTCCGATTAAGATCTCCACAAGCTCCCAAAGTAGACCCCATATTCTCTACGATCGCAGAAATTGCTGCTTTTAAATTCTTTTTGAGAACTCCGTGCATTTGAAACCCTTGACGAGTTGTCACTCTGAGGGTTTTATTGCCATATTCTTCACTGAGGCGATCTAAGGTAAGATACAGTTGAGAGGGGATAAATCCACCCGGATTACGGGTTCTTAACATGAATTGATAATCTTTCTCTTGTCCTTTAGCCCGATTATCCCGATTATCCTGCTGGTATGACCCATGAAATTTTAAGATTTGTATGGCATCTTGACCAAAATGAGTCGTATTTTCTAATAATTCAGTTGCCAGAGGTTCTCGTAAGTAGTTACTTTTCTCTTTTAAGTCTTCTACTTTAGATAGTTTACGGGTTGAAGGTATTGGTGTTTTGACCATTGGAATTTAGAAATTAATCGCTAGTCGAACTTTAATAAAGGGTAAATAAGTTACAATTTCAATCATTGCTAGTCCTTTGTCCTTTATAATCCCATTTCGTTATTGTTAAGGGGTCAAGGTTCTAGTTGATGTTTTGACTGATTTTATTCAGCTTAAGACGACACAAGGACAAAAAATATATGGCTTTTTGGTCATCATTTCCATCTTAGCGTTAATCCTCTCCTTCGATTCTTTAAAAATTGTGACAGCCGGGTTACTCTACTGTAAAATGTTTTAACCTTAATGTTAACCAAGGGCTATTTTTTGGGGATAAATTTCTTGACTCTATCTCTTAATAAGAGTTCACCCCAATCCTCTAGTTAACTATCGTTTATTTTCTTTTCAATTTTTTTAGTTTAGGTGTTTTTATTTTGATCATGACTAACCCATCAGGCAGTAAAACAGTTCTGAGTAGTAATCCGTATCTTATTCTCAATAACCAAGGAGAAATTTTACCCTCTTTTAATCTCATTGGCTCTTATCATACCCTAGGTCGAGATCCTCAGCAAGTGGATTTAGTTGTTCCTCCTTCTTGGACAGTCATGAGTCGTTTTCAAGCTTGCTTGCGTAAGGTAGGAAATAGTTATTATATTTATGATGGGGATGGAACTAACCCCAGTGCTAATAAGTTATTTATCAATAATACAATTATTACTCCCACTGAAGGTCATCAGTTACAAAATGGAGATGAAATTAAAGTCGGTCAAAATCCTCAAAACTGGGTAATCATTACCTATTATGATCCAAGTAGTGCCCATCTGGCTAAAAAACCCTCTCAACATTCTATTTCTCTTAAGAATCGTTCTGTCCTTTTAGGGAGAGATCCTACGGCCACTTTACAACTTGATGCGCCTACTGTATCTCGTCGTCATGCCACGATCGATCTCGATGCTCAGGGAAGATATGTCATTCATGATTATAGCACTAATGGGGTCTTTGTTAATGGGCAAAAAGTGAGCGGAGCGGCTTTTCTTCCTCCTGGTGCAACGCTCAGAATTGTCCCTTATACTTTTGTTTTACAAGGGGATGATTTAGTTTTAGTTGATCAAGGGGAAAATATTCGTCTAGATGCGGAAAAACTCCTGCGAATTGTAGAAGATAAGAAAAAGCGAAAAATCACTATCTTAAATAATATTTCTCTGCCTATTGAACCCGGACAGTTTGTCGCGTTGGTGGGGGGAAGTGGCGCGGGTAAGTCCACTTTATTACGCACTTTGTTAGGGATAGAACCGACCACATCCGGCACAGTTTATCTCAATGGAGAGGATTTAAGAAAGAATTTTAATATTTATCGGACGCAAATCGGATATGTTCCTCAATTTGATATTGTTCATAAAGATTTAACCGTCGGGGAAGTTTTATTTTATGCGGCTAAATTACGTCTTCCTCCCGATATTGATATTGAACAAGTGATGGAAAAAACTCTCAAACAAGTTGAACTCTCTGAACGACGAGATACGTTAGTTAAAGATCTCAGTGGGGGACAATTAAAGCGGGTGAGTATCGGGGTAGAATTATTAGCTGATCCTAAATTATTCTTCCTTGATGAACCTACCTCTGGACTTGATCCAGGGTTAGACAAAAAGATGATGCAATTGTTAGCTAAATTGTCAAAAGAAGGACGGACAGTTATTCTCGTCACTCATGCTACTACCAATATTACATTATGCGATCGCCTCGTTTTTTTGGGAAGAGGAGGAAATTTATGTTACTTTGGAACGCCTCAAGAAGCCCCTCAATTTTTTAAGGTTAATAAGAATGATTTTGCTGATATTTATATTCAATTAGAAAGTCAAGAATCGGTCATTAAAGAGGCAGATCGATTTCGTCAATCGAACTCTTATCAAGATTATATTGAAAAACGTCTCAGTCAAGTTGCTCCTGAAACTTCCTCAAATCCCGATAAAGTTAGTCATCCATTTTTACAGCAATTATGGATTTTAACAAGTCGATATTTTAAATTACTGATTAGAGATAGAATCAGTTTAATTTTATCCTTATTAACTGCTCCTATTGGCATTAGTTTAATTACCTTAGCCGTTCGGAATCAAGATCCTTTAATAATTCCTGATACGAATGAGTTTGAATTAGTCTCAAAAGCTGCTCCTTTAGCCCTAAAAGTTCTCTTTGTATTTACCAGTGCTGCTTTATGGGTGGGATTATCAAGTTCCTTACAGGAAATTGTTAAAGAATCTGAAATTTATAAGCGAGAAAGATTAGTTAACTTACGATTACTTTCCTATTTAGGCTCTAAAATTCTTATTCTTTGTGGATTAGGATTAGTCCAAACTTTATTAATCTCTCTGGTCATTTTAATCGGATTTAAATCCCCAAATCCGGAGCTTATTCCTTGGGCGATCGGAATGTCTATTACTACCTATTTAACTTTATTGGCTTCCATGAGTTTAGGATTAATGATTTCCGCAGGAGTTAAAAATAGTACCCAAGCGAACAATGCTTTACCGATTTTATTGTTGCCTCAAATTATTTTTTCTGGAGTATTATTTGAAATTCAAGGCAACCTCACTAAATTTATTTCTTGGTTAAT belongs to Gloeothece citriformis PCC 7424 and includes:
- a CDS encoding ATP-binding cassette domain-containing protein, which encodes MTNPSGSKTVLSSNPYLILNNQGEILPSFNLIGSYHTLGRDPQQVDLVVPPSWTVMSRFQACLRKVGNSYYIYDGDGTNPSANKLFINNTIITPTEGHQLQNGDEIKVGQNPQNWVIITYYDPSSAHLAKKPSQHSISLKNRSVLLGRDPTATLQLDAPTVSRRHATIDLDAQGRYVIHDYSTNGVFVNGQKVSGAAFLPPGATLRIVPYTFVLQGDDLVLVDQGENIRLDAEKLLRIVEDKKKRKITILNNISLPIEPGQFVALVGGSGAGKSTLLRTLLGIEPTTSGTVYLNGEDLRKNFNIYRTQIGYVPQFDIVHKDLTVGEVLFYAAKLRLPPDIDIEQVMEKTLKQVELSERRDTLVKDLSGGQLKRVSIGVELLADPKLFFLDEPTSGLDPGLDKKMMQLLAKLSKEGRTVILVTHATTNITLCDRLVFLGRGGNLCYFGTPQEAPQFFKVNKNDFADIYIQLESQESVIKEADRFRQSNSYQDYIEKRLSQVAPETSSNPDKVSHPFLQQLWILTSRYFKLLIRDRISLILSLLTAPIGISLITLAVRNQDPLIIPDTNEFELVSKAAPLALKVLFVFTSAALWVGLSSSLQEIVKESEIYKRERLVNLRLLSYLGSKILILCGLGLVQTLLISLVILIGFKSPNPELIPWAIGMSITTYLTLLASMSLGLMISAGVKNSTQANNALPILLLPQIIFSGVLFEIQGNLTKFISWLMISRWSIGAYGVLVKIKSMIDRAREINPNEDLMTLPFEDINNVYVENWKNLSLNWGILLLHSLIYLGVTYWLQKRKDIL